From a single Bacillus kexueae genomic region:
- a CDS encoding methyl-accepting chemotaxis protein, whose product MPDQLVNIVLKNSNDKFEALKSLKSQIDLIEDTSRVVKNISSQTNLLALNAAIEAARAGEYGRGFNVVAQEVRKLAGNANDAIQEIDTNVENIEKELAKVNEITEELHKIITDTKKQFDLIITEIERLTSK is encoded by the coding sequence ATGCCGGATCAGCTCGTCAACATTGTCTTGAAAAATTCTAACGATAAGTTTGAAGCATTAAAGTCGTTAAAGAGTCAAATCGACTTAATTGAAGATACATCAAGAGTGGTGAAAAATATTTCCTCACAAACGAACCTCCTTGCGCTAAATGCAGCCATTGAAGCAGCGCGTGCAGGCGAGTATGGTAGAGGATTTAACGTCGTCGCACAAGAAGTGAGAAAGCTTGCTGGAAATGCAAACGACGCCATTCAAGAAATCGATACAAACGTTGAAAACATCGAAAAAGAATTGGCGAAAGTAAACGAAATCACCGAAGAACTACATAAAATCATTACCGATACGAAAAAACAATTCGATCTCATCATTACCGAGATTGAAAGGTTAACGTCGAAATAA
- a CDS encoding DUF3139 domain-containing protein produces MKKYKKPIVMTLLCMIVVGIPMFIYDALQGNFIRNYLMEKQVKEHLIESGYTEEDLLSIEATYNMKYNTDTIKGTVAYVVFQDEPEEEYMYVQLRESGEVQQHCIYYSEETEAYEVDFTEERKHMIRNCY; encoded by the coding sequence TTGAAAAAATATAAAAAACCAATCGTTATGACGTTGCTTTGTATGATTGTTGTGGGGATTCCAATGTTTATCTATGATGCCCTACAAGGAAACTTCATACGGAATTATTTAATGGAAAAACAAGTGAAAGAACACTTAATAGAAAGTGGCTATACAGAAGAAGACCTTTTATCCATTGAAGCAACATACAACATGAAATATAACACGGATACCATTAAAGGCACTGTTGCTTATGTCGTGTTTCAAGATGAACCGGAAGAAGAATATATGTATGTACAACTGAGAGAATCAGGGGAAGTTCAGCAACACTGTATATATTACAGCGAAGAGACCGAAGCGTACGAAGTAGATTTTACAGAAGAAAGAAAGCATATGATTAGAAATTGTTACTAA
- a CDS encoding transposase: MEGIFLWEKYENDVKFKKKVVDLYLKEGIGYVTVAKELGIHHSMVQRWVKHYEQEGMKGLEETRAKAKGPGKGRPRTRPEDPETKIKRLEAEVEMLKKFLKM; this comes from the coding sequence ATGGAGGGGATTTTTCTATGGGAAAAATACGAAAATGATGTAAAGTTTAAAAAGAAAGTTGTGGATTTATATTTGAAAGAGGGCATTGGCTATGTAACGGTGGCGAAAGAACTAGGGATTCATCATTCCATGGTACAGCGATGGGTGAAACACTATGAACAGGAAGGAATGAAAGGGCTGGAGGAAACGCGAGCAAAGGCCAAAGGACCAGGCAAAGGAAGACCGAGAACTCGTCCAGAAGATCCTGAAACGAAAATCAAACGCCTTGAGGCGGAAGTAGAGATGCTAAAAAAGTTTTTAAAGATGTGA
- a CDS encoding IS3 family transposase, whose product MEAVPTHKKFAIIHEMAGNHISIQELCKIAGVSRSGYYNWVKRQKHPSQKQLEDEQLKIKIEKCHKKLKGIYGYRRVKVWLKRKYKLNINHNEYKG is encoded by the coding sequence ATGGAAGCCGTACCAACTCACAAGAAGTTCGCCATCATTCATGAAATGGCTGGTAACCATATTTCTATTCAAGAATTATGTAAAATTGCAGGCGTGTCTCGAAGTGGATATTACAATTGGGTAAAACGGCAGAAGCACCCTTCTCAGAAGCAATTAGAAGACGAGCAGTTAAAGATAAAAATCGAGAAGTGCCATAAAAAACTGAAAGGAATTTACGGGTATCGAAGAGTCAAAGTCTGGCTTAAGAGAAAATACAAACTGAATATCAACCATAACGAGTACAAAGGTTGA